The DNA sequence ACTTAAAGATAATACATTAATAATAACTACCTTGTCATCATATTAAATGACTCACATTAATTCGCAGACATAACAGTACTGTTTCTCACAACCTCTGTCGTCCCATTTGTAGCTGTGATGACTATGAGAGGAACCGTCTATTAATAGACAATTCTCTGTACCCAGATTATTTGGCCTTCCAACGTCAAAGTGTGTATAGTTCAGTCTGTCACCATGGGGCTCCCATACCCATATACCTTCAATGGTCCAATCCGAGGCACCCAACCATACAATACTACCTGCAAGTTAAAGTCATTGGTATCTATGGAAAAATACTACCGATGTTTCATggaatttttaatgtttttcttaattaaCTAAGATCATGGAATTCAGTGCACAATCAAAAGGAAGGACTACTgaacaacatttttcttttgtggatcaaaaacaatgtaataataCGTAAAGTTGCTCTACTCACAATTATTTTTATCCATTAGGCTAACAATAAACCTGTCTTCTGCAGCTTCTTCAACATGAACAAGATGGCCGCCATGAATTTGACACATTTTCTGTGGAAAAGTAATATTAACAGAACAGCAATTCACTATAATTGTAAAGATGATACTTTTAATCATAAATGTTGATtagaatatttcaatttactgatgaattcatttaattttagCCACAC is a window from the Ostrea edulis chromosome 5, xbOstEdul1.1, whole genome shotgun sequence genome containing:
- the LOC125649539 gene encoding perlucin-like protein, producing the protein MMEYSRMILSSLFLCAVHVYVVCSDWSCPVGWNKYSLSCYHFSQEHTSWFDAMKMCQIHGGHLVHVEEAAEDRFIVSLMDKNNCSIVWLGASDWTIEGIWVWEPHGDRLNYTHFDVGRPNNLGTENCLLIDGSSHSHHSYKWDDRGCEKQYCYVCELMNVNVGSLLG